In candidate division KSB1 bacterium, one DNA window encodes the following:
- the hisIE gene encoding bifunctional phosphoribosyl-AMP cyclohydrolase/phosphoribosyl-ATP diphosphatase HisIE codes for MIIPSIDLMNGKAVQLKQGKDKMLEREDPIDLAREFNKFNEIAVIDLDAAMGRGSNAEIIRQICGVADCRVGGGIKDIQRAKELISWGASKIIIGSKAFENDQINHEFLKALTSGVGKQRIIIAVDAFEGEIVTQAWQHRTGLMLFDVVKELETYASEFLFTCVEKEGGLQGTDLEIIQKLRQATDLQLTVAGGVTSLDEIRKLAALGVDVQLGMAIYTAKIRLDDGFIESLNWKSDLIPTITCDDEGQVLMLAYSSKESLKKTFETGKAWYFSRSRNRLWQKGETSGNVQELIKIRTDCDGDALLVTVRQKGVACHLGRYSCFGDKKFSLQELYQVIKDRFDYPTPGSYTATLTDKKVREKLLEEAEEVVIAKTRDEIIWEAADVLYFLTTLLVKSGVEIGDVLNELRRRRRQ; via the coding sequence ATGATCATTCCTTCGATTGACTTGATGAATGGCAAAGCGGTTCAGTTGAAGCAGGGCAAAGACAAAATGCTGGAGCGGGAGGATCCCATCGATCTGGCCAGGGAATTTAACAAATTCAATGAAATTGCCGTTATCGACCTGGATGCCGCCATGGGCAGAGGGAGCAATGCAGAAATCATCAGACAGATTTGTGGTGTTGCCGACTGTCGGGTGGGCGGCGGGATTAAAGACATCCAGCGAGCCAAAGAGCTGATCTCGTGGGGCGCTTCCAAAATCATCATTGGCAGCAAGGCATTTGAGAACGACCAAATCAATCATGAGTTTTTGAAAGCGCTCACCTCAGGGGTTGGGAAGCAACGGATCATTATCGCCGTCGATGCGTTTGAGGGCGAAATCGTCACCCAGGCCTGGCAGCATCGGACGGGGTTAATGTTGTTCGATGTCGTGAAAGAGCTGGAAACATACGCATCGGAATTTTTATTCACCTGTGTCGAAAAAGAGGGCGGCTTGCAGGGCACCGATTTGGAAATCATTCAAAAGTTGCGTCAGGCGACCGATTTGCAATTGACCGTGGCGGGCGGCGTAACATCATTGGATGAAATCAGAAAATTGGCAGCCCTGGGCGTAGATGTGCAACTGGGTATGGCGATCTATACAGCAAAAATTCGTTTAGATGATGGCTTCATTGAATCGCTGAATTGGAAATCTGATCTCATCCCGACCATCACTTGTGATGACGAAGGCCAGGTGCTGATGCTGGCGTATAGCAGCAAAGAATCGCTGAAAAAGACGTTTGAGACGGGCAAGGCTTGGTACTTTTCCCGCTCCCGAAATCGGTTGTGGCAGAAGGGCGAGACTTCGGGCAATGTCCAGGAGTTGATCAAAATCCGCACCGATTGCGACGGCGATGCGTTGCTGGTCACGGTGCGACAAAAGGGAGTTGCCTGTCACCTGGGGCGCTATTCCTGCTTCGGGGATAAAAAATTCAGCTTGCAGGAACTTTACCAGGTGATCAAGGATCGATTTGATTACCCAACGCCAGGATCGTACACGGCCACGCTGACCGATAAGAAAGTCAGAGAGAAATTATTGGAGGAGGCCGAGGAGGTGGTGATCGCCAAAACCAGGGACGAGATCATCTGGGAAGCGGCCGATGTGCTGTACTTTTTGACGACGTTGTTAGTGAAAAGCGGGGTGGAAATCGGAGACGTATTGAACGAGTTGCGGAGGCGCCGAAGGCAATGA
- a CDS encoding FtsX-like permease family protein yields the protein MTKDRTREIGIKRAVGAKRREIIFQFVFESVLLAVVGVLLGLLIALAIIKLIWMIPANDGAMQFLGRPLL from the coding sequence TTGACCAAGGATCGCACTAGAGAAATCGGCATCAAGCGAGCGGTCGGAGCAAAACGCCGCGAAATCATTTTTCAATTCGTCTTTGAATCCGTGCTGCTCGCGGTCGTCGGCGTCCTCCTTGGACTGCTGATCGCCCTCGCAATTATCAAATTGATCTGGATGATCCCTGCTAACGATGGTGCGATGCAATTTTTAGGACGGCCATTGCTTTAA
- the hisC gene encoding histidinol-phosphate transaminase yields the protein MAQAKTYQVFNAGRREKVRLDLNENAWGCSPKVLAALENLSPEDISLYPAYDSFISQVAEHYQIATDQVIISNGADDSIRCLFDTFVEEGDEILLPVPNYGMFDIFGRIRGAKITEILYPDDFSFPVIQVLAAISPKIKLIIIVNPANPLGTVIPEQGLLQILDKAVDSLVLLDETYWHFVEKSYVKLIKEYPNLILVQTFSKAYGLTGLRLGMLFSTAENIRHLAKVNLPFAVNNLALIAGSAALADQEFIQQVVRNVRMEMQFLQNELNQLGIETRTCQTNFLLMKVGDQADEIYQALQQRNVLVRNLNKYPLLKGYLRVSIGRREDNLRFLEALRLIMKI from the coding sequence ATGGCGCAGGCAAAAACCTATCAGGTGTTCAATGCGGGTCGGCGGGAGAAGGTGAGACTCGATTTGAATGAGAACGCCTGGGGCTGCTCGCCAAAAGTGCTGGCGGCGCTGGAAAATCTGTCGCCCGAAGATATTTCGCTCTACCCTGCTTATGATTCGTTCATCAGCCAGGTTGCCGAGCATTATCAAATTGCCACTGACCAGGTGATTATCTCCAATGGCGCCGATGACTCGATCCGCTGCCTATTCGATACCTTTGTAGAGGAGGGCGATGAAATATTGTTGCCTGTGCCCAATTACGGCATGTTCGATATTTTCGGTCGAATTCGGGGTGCGAAGATCACTGAAATCTTATATCCCGATGATTTTTCATTTCCAGTGATACAAGTGCTGGCTGCGATCTCGCCCAAAATCAAACTCATCATCATTGTCAACCCCGCCAATCCGCTGGGAACGGTGATTCCCGAACAGGGATTGCTGCAAATTCTGGACAAAGCCGTTGATTCGCTGGTGCTGCTGGATGAGACGTACTGGCACTTTGTCGAAAAGTCTTATGTGAAACTTATCAAGGAATATCCGAATTTGATCCTCGTGCAAACCTTTTCCAAAGCGTACGGTTTGACGGGCCTGCGGCTAGGGATGCTTTTTTCGACAGCAGAAAACATTCGCCATCTGGCCAAAGTGAATCTGCCGTTTGCTGTAAATAATCTGGCCCTAATAGCGGGCAGTGCGGCCCTGGCGGACCAGGAATTTATTCAGCAGGTGGTTCGAAATGTTCGGATGGAAATGCAGTTTTTGCAAAACGAACTGAATCAATTGGGCATCGAGACCCGAACTTGCCAGACCAATTTTCTGCTCATGAAGGTCGGAGATCAGGCAGATGAAATTTATCAGGCGCTGCAGCAGCGGAATGTACTGGTGAGAAATCTGAACAAATATCCCTTGCTCAAGGGCTATCTGCGGGTCAGCATTGGCAGACGGGAAGATAATCTGAGATTTCTGGAGGCGTTGCGGCTCATCATGAAAATTTAA
- the hisB gene encoding imidazoleglycerol-phosphate dehydratase HisB — protein MRTSQIHRTTTETDISIDLNLDGTGKYQIQTPIGFLTHMLESFSKHGLFDITMSANGDLHVDQHHLVEDCGIALGQAFKKALGDKKGINRAGYFVYPMDEALAVVAVDIGGRPYLQFEAKFKRRFCGELDTDLLEDFFQGFATHLGANVVVRMPYGRSDHHKIEAIFKAFARAMKMACSVDPRAIENIPSTKGLIEDDSDH, from the coding sequence ATGAGAACATCACAAATTCACAGAACCACCACCGAAACCGATATCTCCATCGACCTGAACCTCGATGGCACAGGCAAGTATCAGATTCAAACACCCATAGGCTTTCTGACCCACATGCTGGAGTCCTTCAGCAAGCATGGCTTGTTCGACATCACGATGAGCGCCAACGGGGATTTGCATGTGGATCAGCATCATCTGGTGGAGGATTGTGGCATTGCCCTGGGGCAGGCGTTCAAAAAGGCGCTGGGCGATAAGAAAGGGATCAATCGGGCAGGATATTTTGTCTATCCCATGGATGAGGCGCTGGCGGTGGTGGCCGTGGACATCGGTGGTCGGCCCTATCTGCAATTCGAGGCGAAATTCAAGCGGCGCTTCTGCGGTGAGCTGGATACCGACTTGCTGGAAGATTTCTTTCAGGGATTTGCCACCCATTTGGGCGCCAATGTGGTGGTTCGGATGCCTTATGGCCGCAGCGATCACCACAAGATCGAAGCCATTTTCAAAGCCTTTGCCCGAGCCATGAAAATGGCCTGCTCGGTCGATCCACGAGCCATCGAAAACATTCCCAGTACCAAAGGACTGATTGAGGATGATAGCGATCATTGA
- the hisG gene encoding ATP phosphoribosyltransferase → MAKIKMVIPKGRIFNNVIKLLNDAGFGIDVDERSYIPRVEDPEIEAKIMKPQNIPRLLELGSHDIGFTGHDWVIETRANIIELMDLEFDPVKIIAAIPEAMDQTDWRQRKLVVASEYEQIAKNYLEKKRFQYILLRTFGATEVFPPDDADMIIDNVSTGRTLKEHNLIVIDTILESSTRFYANKQALNDPWKREKIDEMKMIFQAVLDARQRVMLEMNVPKEKLEEIVKFLPCMRSPTVAPLYGDQGYAVKVAVKKREVVKLIPLLKKYGATDILEYDFRKVVL, encoded by the coding sequence ATGGCTAAAATAAAAATGGTCATCCCCAAAGGTCGCATCTTCAACAATGTGATTAAACTATTGAACGATGCTGGATTCGGGATTGATGTGGACGAACGATCGTATATTCCACGAGTTGAGGATCCAGAGATCGAGGCAAAAATCATGAAGCCGCAGAATATACCAAGACTATTGGAATTGGGATCCCATGATATTGGATTTACCGGTCATGATTGGGTAATTGAGACTCGAGCTAATATCATCGAATTAATGGATCTGGAGTTTGATCCAGTAAAAATCATTGCGGCGATTCCCGAGGCTATGGATCAAACGGATTGGCGGCAACGAAAGCTCGTGGTGGCCTCAGAGTACGAGCAGATTGCTAAGAATTATCTGGAAAAGAAACGATTTCAATATATCTTGCTTCGAACATTCGGTGCTACAGAGGTTTTTCCCCCAGACGATGCCGATATGATTATCGATAATGTCTCCACTGGAAGAACACTCAAAGAACATAATCTGATCGTCATTGATACTATTCTAGAGTCGTCCACCCGTTTTTATGCTAACAAACAAGCGCTCAATGATCCGTGGAAGCGGGAGAAAATTGATGAAATGAAAATGATCTTCCAGGCCGTGCTGGATGCTCGCCAGCGGGTGATGCTGGAGATGAATGTGCCCAAAGAGAAATTGGAAGAGATCGTCAAATTTCTGCCGTGCATGCGTTCGCCCACGGTGGCACCGCTCTATGGCGATCAGGGATATGCCGTGAAAGTCGCAGTGAAAAAACGAGAGGTGGTTAAGTTGATCCCATTGCTTAAAAAATACGGCGCAACCGATATTCTGGAATACGATTTTCGAAAGGTGGTCTTATGA
- a CDS encoding TrkH family potassium uptake protein, with protein MRLHIVFRYIGIVFLINAGFLFIAAMISILYSDQALRPLLYSSIVTALFGIFPLIFVPPAKTIRNNEGLAIVVGSWLLSCLVGSLPYVLWGGEFSFTNAWFESVSGYTTTGSSILTNVEALPKGLLFWRSTTHFLGGMGIILFVLSVLPSMGIAGLVLYRSEMSALAQENFGQNVRTTLRILLTIYVGLTLLETLALMMAGMNLFDALTHSFGTVATGGFSTKNESIAYYHSPLIELIIIIFMILSGIHFGVLYSSIFRGSKAIFKSTIVKYYLWAMIFGIMLTTIQLHGTFYHRWIDSLRYAAFQIISIGTSTGFANADSSVWPALAKLLLIFFALQCACAGSTSGGIKTDRMVMLGKAIIKQLKLLQHPHAALAVRIDNRVIHEDVLAMAILFICVYLLVIFIATMLIILLGVDWLSAFSGVVAAMGNVGPGLGTVGSMGNFNHIPLFGKWILTGVMLLGRLEIYGLIIFFLPEIWKRIAKP; from the coding sequence ATGAGACTTCATATTGTCTTTCGATATATAGGCATAGTCTTTCTAATCAATGCGGGGTTTCTATTCATCGCTGCGATGATTTCGATCTTATACAGCGATCAAGCGTTGCGACCGCTGCTATACAGCTCAATTGTCACCGCTCTCTTCGGGATTTTTCCTTTGATATTTGTTCCGCCAGCCAAAACAATCAGAAATAATGAGGGATTAGCTATTGTGGTTGGCAGTTGGTTACTTTCCTGTTTGGTCGGCTCTTTACCCTATGTTCTTTGGGGGGGAGAATTCTCGTTTACCAATGCCTGGTTCGAAAGTGTATCTGGCTATACCACCACTGGGTCTTCAATCCTCACCAATGTTGAAGCCCTGCCCAAAGGATTGTTATTTTGGCGATCGACCACCCATTTTCTTGGCGGAATGGGTATCATTCTGTTTGTACTCTCCGTTTTGCCATCGATGGGGATCGCTGGGCTGGTTTTATATCGGTCCGAAATGTCAGCTTTAGCCCAGGAGAACTTCGGTCAGAATGTGCGCACTACATTAAGAATCTTATTGACCATATATGTTGGCCTAACGCTGCTTGAAACGCTTGCCTTAATGATGGCTGGGATGAATCTGTTCGACGCGCTGACCCACTCATTTGGGACGGTTGCCACCGGCGGATTTTCAACCAAGAATGAGAGCATCGCTTATTATCATAGCCCGCTCATTGAGCTGATCATTATCATCTTCATGATCCTGTCAGGCATTCATTTTGGAGTTCTCTATTCATCAATTTTTAGGGGCAGTAAAGCGATTTTTAAATCGACGATCGTCAAATATTATCTCTGGGCGATGATCTTCGGGATCATGCTGACCACAATCCAGCTTCACGGGACATTTTACCATCGTTGGATAGATTCACTTCGATATGCTGCGTTTCAAATCATTTCGATCGGGACATCCACTGGATTCGCAAACGCCGATAGTTCAGTATGGCCTGCGCTTGCCAAACTCTTATTGATCTTTTTTGCATTGCAATGCGCCTGTGCCGGGTCCACCTCAGGTGGCATCAAAACTGATCGCATGGTTATGCTTGGCAAGGCAATTATCAAACAACTGAAATTATTGCAGCACCCACATGCTGCTTTAGCGGTGAGAATCGATAATAGGGTTATTCACGAAGACGTTCTTGCCATGGCGATTCTCTTTATCTGCGTTTATTTGCTAGTGATTTTCATCGCGACGATGCTCATAATTCTCCTAGGCGTTGATTGGCTCTCAGCCTTTTCTGGTGTGGTAGCAGCCATGGGCAATGTTGGACCAGGGCTCGGAACCGTTGGCTCGATGGGAAATTTCAACCACATTCCGCTATTCGGGAAATGGATTCTGACTGGTGTCATGCTGCTCGGACGGCTGGAAATTTATGGTTTGATCATTTTCTTCCTCCCAGAAATTTGGAAGCGGATAGCCAAACCATGA
- the hisF gene encoding imidazole glycerol phosphate synthase subunit HisF: MLAKRIIPCLDVEDGRVVKGVKFKNLRDAGDPVELAALYNEQGADELTFLDIGASYRSREIMIEVVEQVSSQVFIPLTVGGGIREVADMRRILNAGADKVAICTAAIKNPRLISEGAENFGSQCIVLSIDAKRKGNSWSAYINGGRVDAGIDALEWAKEGERLGAGEILLNSIDMDGTRQGYDLELTRAVSELVGIPVIASGGAGTLEQMYDAITVGKADAVLLASLLHYGEFTISGIKNYLKERGVTVR; encoded by the coding sequence ATGTTAGCCAAACGAATCATCCCCTGCCTGGATGTGGAAGACGGCAGGGTGGTCAAGGGAGTCAAGTTTAAAAATTTGAGAGATGCGGGCGATCCCGTAGAGCTGGCAGCGCTATACAATGAGCAAGGGGCGGACGAGCTGACCTTTCTCGATATTGGCGCCTCGTATCGCAGTCGGGAGATCATGATCGAAGTGGTGGAACAGGTCTCCAGCCAGGTGTTCATCCCATTGACCGTTGGCGGTGGCATCCGAGAAGTGGCGGACATGCGGCGGATTTTGAATGCGGGCGCCGATAAAGTGGCCATTTGCACGGCGGCGATCAAGAATCCACGGCTTATCTCCGAGGGAGCGGAAAATTTTGGCTCACAGTGCATCGTGCTTTCCATCGATGCCAAACGTAAGGGCAACTCCTGGTCGGCTTATATCAATGGCGGCCGAGTCGATGCGGGCATCGATGCGCTGGAGTGGGCGAAAGAGGGCGAGCGATTGGGTGCAGGCGAGATCCTATTGAACTCCATCGATATGGACGGCACCAGGCAGGGGTACGATCTGGAATTAACCCGAGCCGTTTCGGAGCTGGTGGGCATTCCCGTCATCGCCTCAGGCGGCGCAGGCACACTGGAGCAAATGTACGATGCGATCACAGTTGGCAAGGCCGATGCGGTGCTACTGGCATCGCTATTGCATTATGGAGAATTCACGATTTCGGGCATCAAAAACTATTTGAAAGAGAGAGGAGTCACGGTTCGATGA
- a CDS encoding ATP-binding protein, with protein sequence MILKETLRDIVKLQRSELNLTDVGVERELLDQIDRDSHHVAIISGIRRCGKSTLLRQIMKKMDSFYYFNFEDSRAASFELNDFDKLDAVFHEEFGESRYYFFDEIQNIPQWERFVRPLQDRGKKVFITGSNASLLSRELGSRLTGRHLTYELFPFSFAEMLQLTGKNPSVESFAEYCRSGGFPEFLKYKNPEILHQLFRDIITRDIVARYQIREHRLVLELAVYLLTNCGNEFSFNRLKNQFQLGSTNTAIAYLSYLEDSYLFFTVPKFDFSYAKQRTHAKKVYSVDPGLTRANTASLSADQGRLLENIVFLQLLRLGNEVFYVKNQFECDFIVKQNHQITGAFQVCHQLTEENLPREQAGLKKAMEATGAKEGIFLTFDQEDEIDGIRIVPVWKWCLG encoded by the coding sequence ATGATCCTGAAAGAAACTCTTCGTGATATTGTTAAGCTACAAAGATCAGAGCTGAATCTAACTGATGTTGGTGTTGAACGAGAGCTGCTCGATCAAATCGATCGGGACAGCCATCATGTCGCCATCATCAGCGGGATCAGGCGCTGCGGCAAAAGTACCCTGCTGCGGCAAATTATGAAAAAAATGGATTCGTTTTATTATTTCAATTTTGAAGACTCCAGAGCCGCCAGCTTTGAGCTCAATGATTTCGATAAACTGGATGCCGTATTTCATGAGGAATTTGGGGAAAGCCGTTACTATTTTTTTGACGAGATTCAAAATATCCCCCAGTGGGAGCGCTTCGTGCGACCGCTTCAAGATCGAGGGAAAAAAGTCTTTATCACAGGATCCAATGCCTCGCTGCTCAGTCGAGAATTGGGCAGCAGGCTTACAGGACGCCATCTCACCTACGAGCTATTTCCATTTTCGTTTGCCGAGATGCTGCAACTGACGGGGAAAAATCCTTCGGTCGAGTCCTTTGCCGAATATTGTCGATCAGGTGGGTTCCCTGAATTTCTAAAATATAAAAATCCTGAGATACTGCATCAGTTGTTTAGAGACATTATCACCAGGGATATTGTGGCCCGTTACCAGATTCGGGAGCATCGGCTGGTATTGGAGCTGGCCGTTTATCTGTTGACCAACTGTGGCAATGAATTTTCATTTAATCGACTCAAAAATCAGTTTCAGCTCGGCTCGACCAATACCGCCATAGCCTACCTGTCCTATTTAGAGGATAGCTACCTATTTTTTACCGTGCCCAAATTTGATTTTTCGTACGCCAAACAGCGGACTCATGCTAAAAAAGTTTACTCCGTCGATCCTGGCTTAACTCGTGCCAACACCGCTTCACTGTCGGCAGACCAGGGACGCCTGTTGGAAAATATCGTGTTTTTGCAGTTGTTGCGCCTGGGCAATGAAGTTTTTTATGTGAAAAATCAATTTGAATGTGATTTTATCGTCAAACAAAACCATCAAATAACTGGGGCGTTTCAAGTCTGTCACCAGTTAACTGAAGAAAATCTGCCGAGAGAACAGGCGGGATTAAAAAAAGCCATGGAGGCAACAGGAGCCAAAGAGGGTATTTTCCTCACCTTCGATCAAGAGGATGAAATTGATGGCATTCGGATTGTGCCTGTTTGGAAGTGGTGTTTGGGGTGA
- the hisD gene encoding histidinol dehydrogenase has product MKIVHWKDLDESFFQYQEMEEIDSVRQIIDAVKANGDAAIKKYTAQFDGVALEQFLVTEAEIKNAYQQMTKEELAAIKSAAENIERFAIKQKESLTDFEFEIQNGVFAGQKVIPIERVGVYAPGGSYPLPSTVLMCAIPARVAGVDEIVLCSPPRHSGTIHPAILVAADICKIDKIYKIGGVQAIAAMAFGTETIQRVDKIVGPGNKYVALAKKMVYGAVGIDFIAGPTELLIIADEQANPEFIAADLLGQAEHDVDAVPILVTTSLELAHAVNHELQRQIASLPTADIAQKSLDNNGKIILVESLAEAFMIANKKAPEHLELQIQNAEKYINQLRNYGSLFIGPYSAEALGDYSSGLNHTLPTNDSARYTGGLSVKDFLKFQTTLRVTEQGLASIGSTAVALGKMEGLMGHARSIEIRMKKSDC; this is encoded by the coding sequence ATGAAGATCGTGCACTGGAAAGATTTAGATGAAAGTTTTTTTCAATATCAGGAAATGGAGGAGATCGATTCGGTCAGGCAAATCATTGATGCCGTCAAAGCGAATGGTGATGCGGCGATCAAAAAATACACTGCCCAATTCGATGGGGTAGCGCTCGAACAATTTTTAGTTACTGAGGCAGAAATTAAAAATGCTTATCAGCAAATGACAAAAGAGGAGCTTGCCGCCATCAAATCGGCAGCGGAAAATATCGAGCGATTTGCCATCAAACAGAAAGAGTCACTAACGGATTTTGAATTTGAAATCCAGAACGGCGTCTTTGCGGGACAGAAGGTGATTCCCATTGAGCGAGTTGGCGTCTATGCGCCAGGCGGGAGCTATCCCCTACCCTCAACCGTCCTGATGTGCGCCATTCCCGCCAGAGTGGCAGGTGTGGACGAGATCGTTCTCTGCTCGCCCCCCAGGCACAGTGGCACCATTCACCCCGCCATTCTCGTGGCAGCCGACATCTGCAAGATAGATAAAATTTACAAAATCGGCGGTGTGCAGGCTATTGCGGCAATGGCTTTCGGAACTGAGACGATCCAGCGGGTGGATAAAATCGTTGGGCCAGGGAATAAGTATGTGGCCCTGGCGAAAAAGATGGTCTATGGCGCCGTGGGCATCGATTTCATTGCTGGACCGACCGAGCTGTTGATCATCGCTGACGAGCAGGCGAATCCCGAGTTCATCGCTGCCGATCTGTTAGGTCAGGCCGAGCATGATGTGGATGCCGTGCCCATTTTGGTGACGACTTCACTGGAACTCGCTCATGCGGTGAATCATGAATTGCAGCGACAGATTGCCAGCTTGCCGACAGCGGATATTGCTCAGAAGTCATTGGACAATAATGGAAAAATCATCCTTGTCGAATCCCTGGCTGAAGCGTTCATGATTGCCAATAAGAAAGCGCCCGAGCATCTGGAATTGCAAATCCAAAATGCCGAAAAATACATAAACCAGTTGCGCAATTATGGCTCGCTTTTTATCGGACCTTATTCGGCCGAAGCCCTGGGCGATTATAGCAGCGGTTTGAACCATACCCTCCCTACCAATGATTCTGCCCGATACACAGGTGGATTGAGCGTCAAAGATTTTCTGAAATTTCAAACCACGCTGCGGGTGACAGAACAGGGGCTTGCTTCGATCGGCTCAACGGCGGTCGCTTTGGGAAAAATGGAAGGGTTGATGGGACATGCGAGGTCAATTGAGATTCGGATGAAAAAAAGTGATTGCTAG
- a CDS encoding hydrogenase iron-sulfur subunit codes for MWYIDRTPEFIRLFYSSKSADVVDSSRFQFALEKLGIRPERLQLEWVSAAEGQKWATVMKAVEEMRQKVTKEEVEYTMKVLREDEKPKVAKLVKEKVEKVAVAASV; via the coding sequence GTGTGGTACATTGACCGAACACCTGAGTTCATTCGGCTATTTTATTCCTCTAAAAGCGCTGATGTGGTAGATTCGTCACGATTTCAATTTGCACTCGAGAAATTAGGCATTCGACCCGAGCGATTGCAACTCGAGTGGGTCAGCGCCGCTGAAGGCCAAAAATGGGCGACGGTGATGAAGGCTGTGGAAGAGATGCGGCAGAAGGTGACCAAAGAGGAAGTGGAATACACCATGAAAGTGCTGAGAGAAGATGAGAAGCCGAAGGTGGCAAAGCTTGTGAAAGAGAAAGTGGAAAAAGTGGCAGTGGCTGCATCGGTATAG
- the hisH gene encoding imidazole glycerol phosphate synthase subunit HisH: MIAIIDYGAGNLRSVKKAFDYLKVESQVISSPDQLTGATKIVLPGVGAFGAAVQKLHEFGFYDAIRNWLLANQPFLGICLGMQLLLETSQESPGVKGLSIFEGENLRFDAAKVPQIGWNQVQVQRKSRLFADIPNGSFFYFLHGYYLSPREDKIIIATTDYGIEYPSAIELGNIAAVQFHPEKSGDLGLRLLKNWIELC, encoded by the coding sequence ATGATAGCGATCATTGATTACGGCGCAGGCAATTTGCGCTCCGTAAAAAAAGCGTTTGATTATTTGAAAGTCGAAAGCCAGGTGATTTCCAGCCCTGATCAATTGACAGGTGCGACAAAGATCGTCCTGCCAGGCGTGGGCGCTTTCGGCGCAGCCGTTCAAAAATTGCACGAGTTTGGATTTTATGACGCCATCCGTAACTGGTTGCTGGCGAATCAGCCGTTCCTGGGCATCTGCCTGGGCATGCAATTGCTGCTGGAAACCAGCCAGGAATCGCCTGGCGTGAAAGGGCTGTCGATTTTTGAGGGCGAAAATCTTCGCTTCGATGCAGCCAAGGTGCCACAGATCGGCTGGAACCAGGTTCAAGTTCAGCGAAAATCCAGACTATTTGCAGACATCCCCAATGGCTCATTCTTCTATTTTCTGCATGGATATTATCTGTCGCCCAGGGAGGATAAAATAATCATCGCAACGACAGACTACGGCATCGAATATCCATCGGCCATTGAACTGGGCAATATCGCCGCCGTCCAGTTTCATCCTGAAAAGAGCGGGGATTTGGGGTTGAGATTATTGAAGAATTGGATCGAATTATGTTAG
- a CDS encoding PIN domain-containing protein, with protein sequence MNKIFIDTVFVIALVSPNDQYHAQAMALSKKYENAPMLITEAVLMEIGNALAKDYKQEAIAIIKAFRSSGDDVIIIEQNSQLFLKGFEMYEKYKDKAWSLVDCISFVVMRENKVTEALTTDDHFKQAGFKILMHK encoded by the coding sequence ATGAATAAGATTTTTATTGATACAGTTTTTGTCATTGCATTAGTGAGCCCAAATGATCAATATCACGCTCAAGCAATGGCATTATCCAAAAAGTATGAAAATGCCCCAATGCTTATAACTGAAGCTGTTTTAATGGAAATCGGGAATGCTTTGGCTAAGGACTATAAGCAAGAAGCGATAGCGATTATTAAAGCATTTCGATCTTCAGGTGATGATGTTATAATAATTGAACAAAACTCTCAGCTATTTTTGAAGGGATTTGAAATGTACGAAAAGTATAAAGACAAAGCCTGGAGCCTGGTAGATTGCATTTCATTTGTAGTAATGAGGGAGAACAAAGTTACAGAGGCGCTGACAACGGATGACCATTTTAAACAAGCTGGTTTCAAAATATTAATGCACAAATAA